From Thermodesulfobacteriota bacterium, one genomic window encodes:
- a CDS encoding MarR family winged helix-turn-helix transcriptional regulator — translation MSSQIARSDMVKCMDCACFNLRKAARAITHLYDEMLRPAGLRTTQFTLLVATKMLEPITVTRLAKIGVMDRTTLTRNLRPLEKQGLVQIALGKDQRTRVVRLTPEGQKALARAFPLWKKAQARVIKELGPERWNSLRAYLGEVVSLVDKN, via the coding sequence ATGAGTAGCCAGATAGCTCGTTCCGACATGGTCAAATGTATGGACTGTGCCTGCTTTAACTTGAGAAAGGCCGCCCGAGCCATCACTCATCTTTATGATGAAATGTTGCGACCGGCTGGGCTTAGGACCACGCAGTTTACACTCCTGGTTGCCACTAAAATGCTCGAGCCAATAACAGTGACTCGCCTTGCCAAGATAGGAGTGATGGACCGAACCACGTTGACCCGTAACCTCAGGCCGCTCGAAAAGCAGGGTTTGGTCCAGATTGCGCTGGGAAAAGACCAGCGTACAAGAGTGGTGAGGTTGACGCCAGAAGGCCAGAAGGCCTTAGCACGAGCGTTTCCGCTCTGGAAAAAAGCGCAGGCACGGGTTATTAAAGAACTCGGCCCGGAGAGATGGAATTCTTTGAGAGCATATTTGGGAGAGGTAGTATCTCTTGTAGATAAGAACTAA
- a CDS encoding trypsin-like peptidase domain-containing protein, producing MTNSLKYIKAQDENEWGHSSQSPRSREEKEQRAEELLDAYSRAVVTVAEKVSPSVVSIKTTQEVRAQTPRGVVPFDMTGSGSGVVITPDGYILTNSHVVNNTKGLEVSLSDGRIFPAQLIGQDPDTDLAVIRIPSSDLPAAELGDSDKLKVGQLVIAIGNPFGFQATVTAGVVSAMGRSMRGQSGKLIENVIQTDAALNPGNSGGPLVDSRGRVVGINTAIIQYAQGICFAIPVNTARWVAGLLIKEGRIKRAYLGILGRNKPLNRFELRRFGINNQLGVEVHQVLKDSPAERAGIHNGDVILSINENPLESVDDIHRFLAKIEVGTSLNITVLRNGRKLELNAQAEAAQ from the coding sequence ATGACAAATAGCCTAAAATACATTAAAGCACAGGACGAAAACGAGTGGGGTCACTCAAGTCAATCCCCTCGTTCAAGGGAAGAAAAGGAACAAAGGGCCGAGGAGTTACTGGATGCATACTCCCGTGCCGTAGTTACCGTGGCGGAAAAGGTTAGCCCCTCGGTCGTTAGCATTAAAACAACCCAGGAGGTAAGGGCTCAAACACCCAGAGGTGTGGTTCCTTTCGATATGACCGGCAGCGGCTCCGGGGTAGTAATCACTCCGGATGGCTATATTCTCACCAACAGCCACGTGGTTAATAACACCAAGGGCCTGGAGGTTTCCCTTTCCGATGGGCGCATATTCCCTGCTCAATTAATCGGACAGGACCCAGATACCGATTTGGCGGTCATCAGGATACCTTCATCCGACCTTCCGGCGGCGGAGCTTGGCGATTCGGATAAGCTTAAAGTCGGCCAGCTCGTAATTGCCATAGGCAATCCCTTTGGATTTCAGGCTACGGTCACGGCGGGCGTAGTCAGTGCCATGGGGAGGTCGATGCGGGGTCAATCGGGAAAACTGATCGAGAATGTGATTCAGACCGATGCCGCTTTGAACCCGGGCAACTCCGGAGGGCCACTGGTGGACAGCCGGGGCAGGGTCGTAGGAATTAACACGGCTATAATTCAGTATGCCCAGGGAATCTGCTTCGCCATTCCCGTAAACACAGCGCGCTGGGTGGCGGGGTTGTTGATAAAAGAGGGAAGAATCAAAAGGGCCTACCTGGGAATACTGGGCCGGAATAAGCCTTTGAATAGATTCGAACTTAGAAGGTTCGGCATAAATAACCAACTCGGTGTTGAAGTGCATCAGGTGTTAAAAGATAGCCCGGCCGAGCGTGCGGGCATTCATAACGGAGATGTGATCTTATCGATAAACGAGAACCCGTTGGAGAGCGTCGATGATATTCATAGATTTTTAGCCAAAATAGAAGTTGGCACGAGCCTGAACATCACAGTTTTACGAAATGGAAGGAAATTAGAGCTTAACGCCCAAGCCGAGGCCGCCCAGTAA
- a CDS encoding SCP2 sterol-binding domain-containing protein, with protein MMKLEEHPIVKRYNEKPKTEPSPNPKLDSEWLLNLCLEAGADDVGLVGIDRPELDTDREDILNVFPHTKTLVSLVCRMNREPIRSPARSIANTEFHQVGDHVNEVCHRVVSELENLGIRALNPAMGFPMEMDKWNTGKIWVVSHKLVAVAAGLGRMGIHRNVIHPKFGSFILLGTILIDAEVTKYSQPIDYNPCVECKLCVAACPTGAIGADGHFNFSACYTHNYREFMGGFVDWVENITDSKNSREYRSKVSDSETVSMWQSLSYGANYKAAYCLAVCPAGEDVFGPFLDDRKNFLKDVVRPLQEKKETVYVVPNSDAEVYVARRFPHKTTKRVSNGLRPTSIKRFLRGLPLSFQRDQSEGLNTVYHFTFTGEEAGEANVTIRDKTIQVHDGHVGTADLHITADSRTWLGFLMKERSLIWALVARKIKLKGSHRLLKAFGKCFPS; from the coding sequence ATGATGAAACTGGAAGAGCATCCCATAGTGAAACGATATAATGAGAAGCCAAAAACAGAGCCGTCACCAAACCCAAAACTCGATTCGGAATGGCTTCTAAATCTTTGCCTTGAGGCGGGCGCGGATGACGTCGGATTGGTCGGTATAGACCGCCCCGAGCTTGATACTGATCGTGAGGATATATTGAATGTGTTTCCACACACGAAAACGCTGGTTAGCCTGGTCTGTCGTATGAACCGAGAGCCCATACGGAGCCCGGCTCGTTCGATTGCAAATACAGAATTTCATCAAGTTGGGGACCACGTTAACGAGGTATGTCATCGGGTCGTTTCAGAACTGGAAAATCTGGGTATACGTGCTCTGAATCCGGCGATGGGGTTTCCTATGGAGATGGATAAATGGAACACCGGTAAAATCTGGGTTGTTTCACACAAGCTCGTTGCCGTTGCTGCCGGTCTCGGCCGGATGGGAATACATAGAAATGTCATTCACCCGAAATTTGGAAGCTTCATTTTACTGGGCACGATTCTTATCGATGCGGAAGTTACAAAATACAGCCAGCCGATTGACTACAACCCCTGCGTCGAATGTAAGTTGTGCGTAGCCGCCTGCCCCACCGGAGCCATCGGGGCAGACGGCCATTTTAATTTCTCTGCATGTTATACACATAACTACCGGGAGTTTATGGGCGGGTTCGTAGATTGGGTTGAGAATATTACGGACAGCAAAAATAGCCGGGAATATCGAAGCAAAGTCAGCGATTCGGAAACCGTATCCATGTGGCAGAGTTTGTCCTATGGGGCCAACTACAAAGCGGCTTATTGCCTTGCCGTATGTCCCGCAGGCGAGGACGTCTTTGGGCCGTTTCTTGACGACCGGAAGAACTTTTTAAAAGACGTGGTCAGGCCTTTACAGGAGAAAAAAGAAACTGTTTACGTCGTTCCTAATTCCGATGCTGAAGTTTATGTGGCACGCCGGTTTCCCCACAAGACCACAAAACGGGTCTCAAACGGGCTCAGGCCTACCTCGATAAAAAGGTTTCTCCGAGGGTTACCCCTATCATTTCAAAGAGACCAATCGGAAGGACTAAATACGGTCTATCACTTCACCTTTACCGGTGAAGAAGCAGGTGAAGCAAACGTCACAATTCGGGACAAGACCATTCAGGTTCACGATGGACACGTCGGAACCGCAGATTTGCATATAACTGCCGACAGCCGCACCTGGCTTGGATTCCTGATGAAGGAACGCAGCCTAATCTGGGCATTGGTTGCGAGGAAAATAAAACTAAAAGGGTCTCATCGTTTGCTTAAAGCTT